From the genome of Solanum dulcamara chromosome 12, daSolDulc1.2, whole genome shotgun sequence:
atttattaattaattatggttaAGTGATGGAAATATATGTAGAAACATATGATATGTCTCTATTTAAAGTTTTAAACAATAATACAAATAAATGTTTAATGTAATTTTACGAGTGAGTTTAAGGAATGCGATGTGATGCACATGAGAAGATATAGAGATTGTTTTATGTTCagctcaaataaaatatatcaaaaatcaaatatgtattataaattaatacaaTAATCCATAttgaaaataatagaaaagagaataataacaataataaatagtatGATAATTGAAGCcaagaaattattaaaattaaagaataagataataataataataataataataataataataatagtactgATACATGTATCTGATATATTTGGATATTAGAAAATTTTAATTCAGAAATGAGAGAATCGTGTaagttaattttatttattttttaatatttcttgttttgttttattcttttttttttcttatatattaaATGAAAAGACGATTCTGTTTCATGCTCTTCGTCACTTGGTCCTTTTAAACGTTACagctctttttctttttgttcccTTGTGCTTTCATTTCTCTACTCCTTTTTTTCTCTAAACATCAACAATGAAAAatcactctttttctttttttggtctgattttttgaccaaaatttgatcttttttcaaaacaatttcttacccttttttcctttttcaaagcAGAAAAAAACCCATCTTGAATCTTTAATTTTGGTTCTATAAATCAACTTTTCTTagtattataaaaaaaaggtgTCTTGAACACATGAATGGTGGTGTTGGTTTTAGTGTTGTTCAAGAAATAAACTTTTTAGTCCCTTGTGTTGATAAAAATCCTTGGATATTACATCAAATGGAAAATAAGTTGAAGGATGAAACAGAGGAATTAGTAGATTTAGTTGGGATTAGGgagaataataatagtaataataataataatggagGTACAAAGTTATGTGCTAGGGGTCATTGGAGACCTCATGAAGATTCAAAGCTTAAAGAACTTGTTGCTCAATATGGTCCACAAAATTGGAATCTCATTGCTGATAAACTTGAAGGAAGATCAGgtaatatttcaattttttttttggtttttttgggTAGTTTTGTTGGATAGATTAAATGAAGTGTGTCCATATGGTATAAAGGTGTTTAATTAGTTGTTAAATTAGTTGTTAATCTTTTTACATAGTGGTGGATCTAACAATGAGTTATGAAATTGCGTTAGTCTTGCTACCTCTTTAGTTATCGTCTGCCACTTGCTTATAGGCAATTATTATCACAAGAAAGTCGAATCATGTCTCTACCTAATCAGTGGAACATGTTTGTTGGCCAAGACAAAAGGTCAGTCTCAAACAGTCTACAAAATAGGGCTAGTGTTTAGTCTTGGTTGGTTTCATCTCTTTACCAAAAGGAAAAGGCTAAGGCAACCAAACCTTGAAGGAGTTCAGGAGAAATATCACATCCTTCACACCCAAGACACCCAAAAATGTGATTCAGTGGTCAATGAAGCAATGGAGGGCTATAAGGTCTCAGGTTCAAATTCTAGAGGAGACGAAAATAACTGGGTGATTCTTCTGATCTGTCTTAATCTTAATAGAAGAATAATCTGGTATATATTTGTCTTAGTCTTAATAGCAGAATAGCTTGGTATATGTTGCTGCTGACAAGTATCCCATGAAATTATTCTTCACCTTCCACCTCGTAATATATAGTACATTACAAAACCCACACATAACTTAACGTTTAAATTCTGAACTTTATAACTATTGAACTTACTTTTTGTTTAAATCAGAACTCACAACGTCTAAAAtctttgttctttttttcttttttcaggGAAAAGCTGCAGATTGAGATGGTTTAATCAACTAGATCCAAGAATCAACAGAAAAGCATTctcagaggaagaagaggaaagacTATTAACAGCACACAAAATGTATGGCAACAAATGGTCAATGATTGCAAGGCTATTCCCAGGAAGGACAGACAATGCAGTTAAGAATCATTGGCATGTCATAATGGCAAGAAAACATAGAGAACAAAACAGCGTGTATAGAAGAAGAAAGACTTCAAATTTGCAACAAACTATTGCTCCTAATAATAATGGTATGATCATCCAAAGTGATTCAACAATTtctagcaacaacaacaacaacattgtTGATGATCTTCAAAGTGATTCAACTTGCACTGATCTTTCACTAACTCCCTCTTCTTCTAAAGCAATAATTCATCCTTTTCTCATGACAAGATTTAATCATCATCATGTGGAACATCAAGGAGTCCTTGATTCGAACAATGGTATAAGCTTTTTTCTCCCTTCCTTTTTACTTGTTTAAAAcgagtttaagttatatacactCATAGtatataagataaaattttCTATATATGATCACAATATATGATCACAATAGTACCTTAAAACTTTTAAGTTATGGGGTACATATCATATCCTTCAACAGTATGCATTTTTTGAAGAGTTAGATATTCCATTCGTTTCATATTAGTTATCCACATTACTATAAATAGTTGTTCCAAACTATTTGctaatttataaattaagatataattattttttcattttactcTTATAATTAGTTCTCTTTTGAAAGGGTGCTTTAACTCTTTCAAAATGTTTGGAGGGGGGGTGGGGTGCGTATTTTGATCCtatgcattaatatttttgaaaatttcaaacaACAATATTGCTTGTAATATCAAGTTAATTACTTATCATTTATTTCTAGTAAATTACCATAAATATTTGtaaatctttaattatttttggattGTAATATAGGCTTGTCACAAGAGGTGAAAATGGGCTTGTATGGAAAGGAGCCAATTGCAAATTTGACTAGTGCTACTATAGATGATGAaggtcattattatcatcaataTTATGGAAGTGGAAGttgtattaataataataatatgtcaGATACAAATTCAGAAATTTCAGCATCAGACTCAGTAGCCAACAACAGGACCAATATTGTCAAGatttatgaagaagaagatgtaaAAACTGTGCCCTTCATTGATTTTCTTGGAGTTGGGGCCACTTGAAAAATTAAATACAAGTGGGATTTTGAGGGTTTATTTTACTATTACATAGTATATTATTATGGGGAAGTAACAATTAATAGAAGCTAATTAAGAGTTTGTTTTGCCAACGGAGTAGGATTAATTAGTTTTGTGTAACTGCTTATAACTGTCTCTAATTCTCTATTAATAGAGTTATTTTAAATTACTGCAAGAGAAAAAAGTTGATCTTAGTAGTTTAATTTGTAGGCACGTTTGGTTGGTAAACAAGTTATCCTGCAATTGTTATTCCATTTAGGATAAAAATAACATCATAATTTCGAGAAATAATTATCCTCGAAATTGTTATCCACCTTCAAtgtgaaataaaaataacactATAATTTAGGAATAACTAATTcaaaataagttattttgtgattttatttcAATCAAACATGAACCAAACATGAGatgttgaaattaattatttcttatctcTCATATCAAACGAGTCCGTACAGTCTTTTCTatgaatggaaaaaaaattgataaaaaaacaAGGCTATATATGAAAGCATAGGTGAtttttatatttgatatacGCAAAGTTTCTTGATTACATATATCATGTATTGATAAGTAATTAGTAATATTTATTCGAGACACAAGTTAATTCAAACAACAACGTTATATACTACTAAATTAAAATACACATGAGGTTGATGAAAATGAAAATTGGAACGTTTTCGAACAAACTTTTCGTATTTctaatgaacatgaatatcaGTTCGAAATTCACATTtttataatagtaataaaacCAAAAAGAAATACAATGTGGTAATTAAGCAAAGTTATACAACAACATTATATTTCTACCTCGTGGAAAAATAGAATTTACGCAGATCATACTTATCGAAAATTAAATAGTATGTGGGTGATAAAGTAATTCAAAGAGTCAATTTTAGTTTGAATGACATTGGCACATTGCTTACTGGACTAAAGTATTAATTGTTTTGGCCTATTaggcaaaagaaaagaaaaaggggtTTATTTGCCTATCTTTTATGACTTTTTCGTTTGGAGTTTGGTATACTTTTGTTGACTGTCTGTGATAGTGATTTGTTgaaaacattttatttttattttttgcatgttttcttttaataattacTAAATACTTTTTACACGTGTGCTTCATGATGACATCTTTCTGGTaatgttttttcatttttgcaTGAAATAATTAACTACTTTTTTACTATTCTGATTGGATTAACTGAACCTAATCACTTATAGGTAAAAATGATAGTGAAACACGTACTCAAGTTAAATCGAGTTCATAAAGGCAATCAATCTACAAGCAATATAAAAGAATAATTCGATACACAAAATATTAGttcacataaaaataaaagggaTTGTAATATAGACAATATACCTAACACAATCTTGAAATTGTGACATATACATCAAACGAATTGAAATTGTGACAcacacactatatatatatttatttgtaacaaattttaaatatataaaaaataaatcaagcataaatcaaatctaaaaataaaaatattattgataaaacaattttttctGTAATAATTCGAGCTATTTCTTTAAGGAAGCATAAGCTAAGATTTAGAATAAAGtaatctccaaaaaaatttaattaaactcaaactcattttaTAGAGTCTTACGAATTTTCAACGTCTATAATATTATAACaagataattttatcatttgctAAGAGTTCACGAGCTCAAATATAAGGGTAACAAGTGTCATACACCTCCCTTGGGCTGTACGAAGACGCACgtgaaataaattaataaatgaaaCCTATAGTCATTGATAAGATTTGAGAGAATATATTCTTCAATCACTTCATAATTATCTGCACAAATACTGCAGACAGTGTTGTCCTTATCATGGTCTTCAGTCATCACACAAGGAAAGAAGGATTCCTTTAATCACTCTTAAggtgtttttttttccttattataAAGAAAATTCATAGCCGCAACTCTTTAGATGTGTACATGATAAAACTTCATTTTTATGAAATAGcttacaaattaaataaaaaaagtaatttatatTAGACAAGTCTGATGCGATGAGCTCGATTCAAAGAACAAATTCCTTGTTTTCCCTCGCAAcagattttgaatttgaaacCTCCAATATGAAAGTCTCAAGCCCAAACCATTGAGTCACCCCGAAGGGTACTATAAGGTGTGTTTCTGGTGTTATGCACTTAATG
Proteins encoded in this window:
- the LOC129876155 gene encoding transcription factor MYB54; amino-acid sequence: MNGGVGFSVVQEINFLVPCVDKNPWILHQMENKLKDETEELVDLVGIRENNNSNNNNNGGTKLCARGHWRPHEDSKLKELVAQYGPQNWNLIADKLEGRSGKSCRLRWFNQLDPRINRKAFSEEEEERLLTAHKMYGNKWSMIARLFPGRTDNAVKNHWHVIMARKHREQNSVYRRRKTSNLQQTIAPNNNGMIIQSDSTISSNNNNNIVDDLQSDSTCTDLSLTPSSSKAIIHPFLMTRFNHHHVEHQGVLDSNNGLSQEVKMGLYGKEPIANLTSATIDDEGHYYHQYYGSGSCINNNNMSDTNSEISASDSVANNRTNIVKIYEEEDVKTVPFIDFLGVGAT